Below is a genomic region from Streptomyces roseoviridis.
GGCGCTGTACGAGCCGTGGACGGCGGCCGGGACGTCCGCCGGGTCCAGGCCGAGGAGCCGGCCGGTCACCGTGCCGGGCAGCACGCGCGCGTAGTGGCTCATGAGGTCGGCGTGGCCGTGCGCGGCGAGGGTGGCGGCGAAGGCTTCGGCGAGGTTCTCCGCCTGCCGGGTGACGTACGGGGTGAGGGCGGCCACCCGGGCGGCGGACAGGCCGTCGTTGAGCGGGGCGCGGTGGCGGCGGTGGGCGGGGCCGTCGGTGGAGACGACGGTCGGCCGGGGTGCGAACCCGCCGCCGAGGACGGCGAGGGCGGCGGGTGAGGGCCGCACGTCGGGGCGCAGGGCCTGGGCGGAGGAGAAGTCCCGGGGCCGCAGCAGCACCTGGCGGACGTCGGCGTCCCGGGAGACCAGCCACGCTTCCAGGGCGGGGACGTAGGTGAGGCCGGGGGTGCGGCGCGCCCGCGCGTAGAGGGGGTACGGGTCGCGCTGGAACTCGTCGAGCTCGGCGTGACGACGCGGCGGCGCCTCCCGGTCGGACACCTCCTCGGGGGCCGGGCTCCGCTCGTCGCCCTGCTCCGTCTGCTGGGCCGGGTCCACGTGGTCCCTCCTCGCGGTCGCCGCCGCCGTCGGATGCGGCCATGGTGCAGGGGCCGCGCGCGGGTGAACAGGGCCGGGCCGGGAGGTGGCGGGAAAGGCACGCAAAAGCGCGGAAAGAGGCGGCCGGGGCACGGCCCGACGGCGCGGCCGGGCGGCTACGGCCGGGCGGTTACGGCGCCTTCAGGATCTCCGTGAGCACGGTGGCGTGGCCGGCCGAGAGGTCCTTGGCGGCGGTGAGGAGGGTGACCGGCCCCTCGGCGGCGCGGGAGCGCAGGTCCGCGAGCGCCTCGGCGGCGGCCGGTTCGGCGAGCTCGAGCTCGTACCGGCGGCGGAACTCCTCGTACTCCCCCTCCGGGCCGTGGTACCAGCGGCGCAGTCCGGTCGAGGGGGTGAGGTCCTTGGGCCAGGCGTCCACGTGCGCGTCGGCCTTGGACAGCCCGCGCGGCCAGAGCCGGTCGACGAGCACCCGCAGCCCGTCGTCGGGCTCGGGCGGCTCGTAGATCCGCCGGACGCGGACCCGGGCGGGGGACGTTGAGGTGTCGGGCATGGCTTCAGGGTGCCGGACGGGCCCGGGCCTCACACCTCGGCCGCTCGTCGCCCCGGCCCCGCCGGCCGGCTCCCGCCCGGGCCAGGCCCCGCGCCGCACCGGTCACGCCCCGGCCCCGCGCCCACACCGGTCACGCCCCCGGCCGCCGGCCGGCTCCCGCCCGGGGCAGGCCCCGCCCCGCACCGGTCACGCCCCGGCCCAGCGCCCACACCGGTCACGCCCCCGGCTCCGCCCCGTCGGCGGACCGCTCCGCCCGGAGGGCGGGCAGCAGGACGGCGTCCACGAAGGTGCGCAGGGTGGACGCGTCCGCGAAGCGGTCCTCGAAGATGCGCTCGATGCGGAGCATGCCGAGGAAGCAGGGGGCGACGAAGGCGATGGCCGGGTTGCCGGCGTCGATCTCGCCGCGTTCGACGGCCCGCGCCAGGATCCGGTCGAGCGCGGCGACCTCCGGTTCGAGGACGGTCTCGCGCAGGGCGGCGCGGAGGTCGGGGTGCTGGATGTACGCCTGGCTGACCGCTTCCATGAGCTCGGCGTCGCGCTCGCGGCGGGACGCGGCGAGGCGGGCGGCCTCGCGCAGGTCGCCGACGAGGGAGCCGGTGTCGATGCCGGTGAAGACCGGGCAGCGGTGCTTGTCGAGCGCGGCGGTGACGAGGCGGGGCTTGGTGCCCCACTGACGGTAGAGGGTGGCCTTGCCGCACTTGGTGCGGGCGGCGACGCCCTCCATGGTGACGGCGTCGTAGCCGCCCTCGCGCAGCAGGCCGATGACGGCCTCGTAGAGCTCCGCCTCGCGTTCGGGCGTGAGCTTGCCGCGACGGGCGGCGGCGGTCGCGGCCTGCGTGGACATCGATTTCCTCCCGGACACCCCGTACCCCAGCGGCCCTGTCTCCGCACATCCGAGAGTAGGGGCTCCACAATCGAGACGCAAACGTATCGATACGCTTGCGTCTCGATGGGATCGGATCTAGAGTTCGTCCGTTTGCTGCCGGATTTGACGGAAAAAGGGGCCGCGCCATGGCTGCCGGGATACGCGGGATACGAAGATCACGTCCTGCTGGACCGGGGGCGACGGCTACCCCCCGACCGCCGCTCGTGCGCGAGCTCCTGCTCGTCACGGTCCTCTTCCTCGTCTACAAGTCCGGCCGGCTCCTCGCCAACGGTCACGAGACCCGGGCCTTCCACAACGCGGACCGCGTCTGGGACGCCGAGCGCGCGGTGCACCTGCCCGGCGAGGGCGCGGTCCAGCAGCTGCTGCTGCACGGCGAGGGCCTGGTCCGCGCCGCGAACACGTACTACGCCGCCGTGCACTTCCCGGCCACGCTCCTCTTCCTCGCCTGGCTCTACTGGCGCCGCCCCGCCCACTACGTCTGGGCGCGCCGGGTCCTCGCCCTGCTGACCGCCGCCGCACTCGCGCTGCACCTGCTGGTGCCGCTGGCGCCGCCGCGGATGCTCGCCGAGAGCGGCCTGATCGACACCGCCCGGGTCTACGGGCCGTCGGTGTACGGGGCCACGCCGGAGACCGACTCGATGGCGAACCAGTTCGCGGCGATGCCCTCGCTCCACTTCGGCTGGGCGCTGATGCTCGCGATCGGACTGATCGCGGCCACCCGCTCGCGGGCACGCGCGTGGTGGCTGCTGCACCCGGCGGTGACCCTGCTCGTCATCGTCGGCACCGCCAACCACTACTGGTTCGACGCCCTGGCCGCCGCCGCCCTGCTCGCGCTGGCCCTGCTCCTCGTACCGCCGCCCCTCCGTCGCCGGTCCGACGAGGAACGACCACTCCCTCCCCTCACCCCGGCCACGGCCGCCGCGACCGCCGGGGCGCCGCGGTGAGCGCCGTCGGCGGGACCGTCGCCGCGGTCCTCCTCTCGCTCCTGTCGGCAGCCGGCTACGCCCTGGCCGCCGTCGCCCAGTCCCGGCTCGCCTCCGCGTCGACCGGCGGGCCCGGAGCGCTGCGGCGGCTGCTCGCCCGCCCGCAGTGGTGGTGGGCGGTGGGCCTGAACGCCGCCGGCGCGCTCGCCCATGTCGCCGCCCTGCACTACGGGCCGCTCACCCTCGTCCAGCCGCTGGGCGCGCTGACGCTGGTGGCGGCGTTGCCGATCGGCGCGTACGGGGCGCACCGCCGGGTGACCCGGGCGGAGTGGCGCGGGGCGGCCTGGACCCTGGTGGGCCTGGTCGGACTCGTGGCGGTGACCGGCCCGGCGGCGCCCGACGAGGCGCTGAACCTGCGCGAGGCCCTGGTCGTGACGGCGGTGACGCTGCTGCTCATCGGTGTGCTCGCCGGGCGCGGGCGGGCCGGGGGCGGCGCGGCGGCCGGGGTCGGGAGCCGGGGCCCGGGCCGGAGTCAGGCGCGGGGTCGGGGTCCAGGTCGGCGCCAGGGCGTGGGCCGGGGCCGGGGGCTCGGGCACGCGACGGCGTCCGGGGTGGCCTCCGGGGTCGGCTCGGCGCTGACCCAGACCCTCACCGCCGCGCTCGCCCGCGACCTGCCCGGCGGGCCGGCGGGCTGGTGGCAGACGGCGCTGCTCGCGGTCCTGATCGCCGCCTTCGCGGTGGGCGGCCTGCTGCTCTCCCAGGCCGCGTACCGGGGCGGGCTCGCCGCACCGCTCGCGGTCGTCAACCTCTCCAACCCGGCCGCCGCCGCGGTCATCGGCGTCGCCCTGCTCGGCGAGACGTTCCGGGCTGGGGCCTGGGGCTGGGGGGTGGCCGCCGCCGCGTCCCTGGTCGCGGCACGCGGCGTCGTGCTCCTGACGGCGGGGCAGGGCCCGGAGGCGGGAAGCGAGGAGACGGCTCCCCGGACCGCGGGCCGAGGCCGAGGCGGAGCCCGGCCCCTCGACGCCGCCCCCGCACCCCGCGCCGGCGCCACGTCCCGCCCCGTCGGCGGGCCCCCGCACCCGGTCCTCGCCCCCGAACGCGCGGCCGCGTCCCCCGCCCCACCCGAACCGGTCCCCGCACCGGCTCCGGCTCCCGAGCCCGCCCGTCAGCCGGTCAGGACCCGCTGACGGAACGGGCCTCCGTGCGGATCAGGGCGCGCCGCCCGTCGTCGTCCCGCGGCCGGGCGGCGCCGACGGGGTCGCCGGAGGGTGCGCAGCCAGCCGGTGCCGCGGCGGCTCGGACACGAGGACCTCTCCGGCCGGCTGTACGTCGCGCGGTCCGGCCG
It encodes:
- a CDS encoding DUF488 domain-containing protein; the encoded protein is MPDTSTSPARVRVRRIYEPPEPDDGLRVLVDRLWPRGLSKADAHVDAWPKDLTPSTGLRRWYHGPEGEYEEFRRRYELELAEPAAAEALADLRSRAAEGPVTLLTAAKDLSAGHATVLTEILKAP
- a CDS encoding TetR/AcrR family transcriptional regulator, which codes for MSTQAATAAARRGKLTPEREAELYEAVIGLLREGGYDAVTMEGVAARTKCGKATLYRQWGTKPRLVTAALDKHRCPVFTGIDTGSLVGDLREAARLAASRRERDAELMEAVSQAYIQHPDLRAALRETVLEPEVAALDRILARAVERGEIDAGNPAIAFVAPCFLGMLRIERIFEDRFADASTLRTFVDAVLLPALRAERSADGAEPGA
- a CDS encoding phosphatase PAP2 family protein, which encodes MAAGIRGIRRSRPAGPGATATPRPPLVRELLLVTVLFLVYKSGRLLANGHETRAFHNADRVWDAERAVHLPGEGAVQQLLLHGEGLVRAANTYYAAVHFPATLLFLAWLYWRRPAHYVWARRVLALLTAAALALHLLVPLAPPRMLAESGLIDTARVYGPSVYGATPETDSMANQFAAMPSLHFGWALMLAIGLIAATRSRARAWWLLHPAVTLLVIVGTANHYWFDALAAAALLALALLLVPPPLRRRSDEERPLPPLTPATAAATAGAPR